Proteins encoded by one window of Cuniculiplasma divulgatum:
- the thsB gene encoding thermosome subunit beta has protein sequence MLNGQMPIFILKEGTSRDQGKNAQKNNIDAAKAIAEAVRTTLGPKGMDKMLVDSIGDIIISNDGATILKEMDVDHPTAKMIVEVAKSQDTAVGDGTTTSVVLAGEFLKQAEELLEQGVHPTVIANGYRLAVNQAKKELDAIAKDVKDDKSLEQVARTALSGKNIGLGGDMLYKLIVKAVNAVAEEKNHKFTVEPSSIKIDKKSGGSVNETELIMGLVIDKEKVHSKMPSVVNDAKIALIDSALEIKKTEIEAKVQISDPSKIQDFLDQEVDTFKEMVSKIKKSGANVVLCQKGIDDIAQHYLAKEGIYAVRRVKKSDMEKLAKATGAKLVTNLDDLSASYLGSAKKVEEKKIGDDRMTFVTGCSNPKAVSILIRGGTEHVVSEIERALNDAIRVVAITKEDGKILPGGGAVESELSLRIRSYAASVGGREQLAIDAFAKALEVIPRTLAENAGMDPINTLIQLKAEHEKKNINTGINFSDNKVSDMYAIGVFDPLKVKRHALESAVEVATMILRIDDVIASKKSAPSPGGQGGMGGMGGMGGMPPY, from the coding sequence ATGTTAAACGGACAAATGCCGATATTTATATTAAAGGAAGGTACAAGCAGGGATCAGGGTAAGAATGCACAGAAAAATAATATAGATGCAGCAAAAGCCATTGCCGAGGCTGTGAGGACAACTCTTGGACCGAAGGGAATGGACAAGATGCTTGTAGATTCGATTGGAGATATTATTATTTCCAATGATGGGGCAACCATTCTGAAAGAAATGGATGTAGATCATCCTACAGCAAAGATGATAGTGGAAGTTGCAAAGTCACAGGATACAGCAGTTGGAGATGGAACCACAACCTCAGTTGTACTTGCGGGCGAATTCCTAAAGCAGGCAGAGGAACTTCTTGAACAGGGAGTACATCCAACAGTTATTGCAAATGGATACAGACTGGCCGTAAATCAGGCAAAGAAGGAGTTAGACGCCATCGCAAAGGATGTAAAGGACGACAAATCTCTTGAACAGGTTGCAAGAACTGCACTTTCAGGTAAGAACATAGGGCTAGGCGGAGACATGCTATATAAATTAATTGTAAAAGCAGTAAATGCTGTGGCTGAAGAAAAGAATCATAAGTTCACAGTTGAACCATCCAGCATAAAGATTGATAAGAAGAGTGGAGGAAGTGTAAACGAGACAGAACTAATTATGGGGCTTGTCATAGATAAGGAAAAAGTTCATTCCAAGATGCCTTCTGTAGTTAACGATGCAAAGATAGCACTTATTGACTCAGCATTGGAAATAAAGAAGACAGAAATAGAGGCAAAGGTCCAAATTTCAGATCCTTCTAAAATACAGGATTTTCTAGATCAGGAAGTTGACACATTCAAAGAAATGGTTTCCAAGATAAAAAAGAGTGGCGCAAATGTGGTTCTATGCCAGAAAGGTATAGATGACATTGCTCAGCACTATCTTGCGAAAGAAGGTATTTATGCAGTAAGAAGAGTCAAGAAGAGTGACATGGAAAAACTTGCAAAGGCGACTGGCGCAAAACTTGTTACAAATCTCGACGATCTTTCAGCATCATATCTTGGTTCAGCAAAGAAGGTAGAAGAGAAAAAGATAGGCGACGACAGAATGACATTTGTAACCGGATGCAGCAATCCAAAAGCAGTAAGTATACTTATCAGAGGTGGAACCGAACATGTTGTGTCTGAGATCGAAAGAGCACTTAATGACGCCATAAGAGTTGTTGCAATTACAAAGGAAGACGGAAAAATACTTCCAGGTGGCGGAGCAGTGGAATCAGAACTTTCATTGAGAATAAGATCATATGCTGCCAGTGTTGGCGGAAGAGAGCAACTCGCTATAGATGCTTTTGCCAAGGCTCTTGAGGTTATACCTAGAACTCTGGCAGAAAATGCAGGTATGGATCCTATCAACACCCTTATACAGCTAAAGGCAGAGCATGAAAAGAAGAATATTAACACAGGAATTAACTTCTCTGATAACAAAGTCTCTGACATGTATGCAATTGGAGTATTCGATCCACTTAAAGTAAAAAGACATGCACTGGAAAGCGCAGTGGAAGTTGCTACTATGATATTGAGAATAGATGATGTCATAGCAAGCAAGAAGAGCGCGCCATCCCCCGGCGGCCAGGGAGGCATGGGTGGAATGGGCGGTATGGGCGGAATGCCACCATACTAA
- the sucD gene encoding succinate--CoA ligase subunit alpha gives MSVYVDENTKVIVQGITGHQGAFHAGEMLAFGTKVVAGVSPGKAGTKFMDRVPIVGSVRDAMEFKPDATMISVPAPFVKDAAFEAIDSGINFIYILTEHVPFHDSMEIVHNARRKGAVVIGPNGPGITAVGKCKIGIMPNKIFRKGNIGIASRSGTLTYEIVDAVTKSGMGESTVIGLGGDPVVGLNYIDILKQYEKDPDTEKIVLVGEIGGSNEELAAQYIKKHITKKVVAYITGRSAPPGKRMGHAGAIIEKGVGTAESKIKAFNAAGVKVAEYPTDVPSLLE, from the coding sequence ATGAGCGTTTATGTTGATGAGAATACAAAAGTAATTGTTCAGGGAATAACAGGGCATCAGGGTGCATTTCATGCTGGAGAAATGCTTGCATTTGGAACAAAGGTAGTTGCTGGCGTTTCCCCCGGAAAGGCTGGAACTAAGTTCATGGACAGGGTTCCCATAGTTGGCTCAGTCAGGGATGCAATGGAATTTAAGCCAGATGCTACCATGATCAGCGTGCCTGCCCCTTTTGTAAAGGATGCGGCTTTCGAGGCAATCGACTCAGGGATCAATTTCATTTACATACTAACAGAACATGTGCCATTCCACGACTCAATGGAAATAGTGCACAATGCAAGGAGAAAGGGTGCAGTTGTAATAGGACCAAATGGACCTGGAATCACAGCCGTTGGTAAATGCAAAATTGGAATCATGCCAAATAAAATATTCAGAAAAGGTAACATTGGAATAGCGTCAAGAAGTGGAACACTAACCTATGAAATTGTTGATGCTGTTACAAAGAGTGGTATGGGAGAAAGCACAGTCATAGGGCTTGGTGGAGATCCTGTAGTAGGTCTTAACTACATAGATATACTGAAGCAGTATGAAAAGGACCCAGACACTGAAAAAATCGTTCTTGTGGGTGAAATAGGTGGCAGTAATGAAGAGCTTGCAGCCCAGTATATAAAAAAGCACATCACAAAGAAGGTTGTGGCATACATAACAGGAAGAAGTGCACCACCAGGAAAGAGAATGGGTCATGCAGGAGCCATTATAGAAAAGGGAGTTGGAACTGCAGAATCTAAGATTAAAGCTTTCAATGCAGCTGGAGTAAAGGTTGCCGAGTACCCAACAGATGTACCATCACTTCTGGAGTGA
- the sucC gene encoding ADP-forming succinate--CoA ligase subunit beta has translation MNLYEYMGKQIFRKYGIPVPESYLVEKESDIRNFEKPVVVKSQILLGGRGKSGGIKFAKSQQELNDGVKELLGAKIRGLTVTKVLIEEMIHIKKEMYVSIALDRTEKEPILIATTQGGVEIESIPHDQLYTRHIDPILGYSDFIGREAVAFMKLDPDIAKQFMSILKTLYKIWVEEDCELVEINPLVITEEGKLIAADSKVVVDSDSVYRHKEFEVVDPEKTPLELEASQKGYAFIELDGNIGVIANGAGLTMATLDALTLHKGKPRNFLDLGGTDNSDIVANAFDLVLKAKPKAILVNIFGGVTKCDTVANGIVMAKNKLSITQPIVVRLSGVRDDEGRKILKDSNIDSFPTMMEAIERVVKLAGGN, from the coding sequence ATGAATCTTTACGAGTATATGGGAAAACAGATTTTTAGGAAGTACGGTATTCCAGTACCGGAAAGCTATCTTGTTGAAAAAGAGTCAGACATTAGAAATTTTGAAAAACCCGTGGTGGTCAAGTCTCAGATCCTTCTTGGAGGAAGAGGCAAATCTGGAGGAATAAAATTTGCCAAGTCCCAGCAGGAACTTAACGATGGTGTAAAAGAGTTACTTGGAGCTAAAATTAGAGGTCTAACAGTAACAAAGGTTCTGATTGAAGAAATGATTCACATCAAAAAGGAGATGTATGTAAGTATTGCTCTGGATAGAACAGAAAAAGAGCCAATTCTTATTGCTACAACTCAGGGAGGAGTAGAGATTGAATCAATCCCTCACGATCAACTTTATACAAGACATATAGACCCAATTCTTGGATATTCTGATTTCATAGGAAGAGAAGCTGTAGCGTTCATGAAACTGGATCCTGATATAGCTAAACAGTTTATGTCTATTTTGAAAACACTTTATAAAATATGGGTCGAAGAAGATTGTGAACTGGTAGAAATAAATCCTCTCGTCATAACCGAAGAAGGAAAGCTTATAGCTGCAGACTCGAAGGTTGTTGTTGACAGTGATTCAGTATACAGGCACAAGGAGTTTGAAGTAGTTGATCCAGAGAAGACACCACTGGAATTAGAAGCTTCCCAGAAAGGCTATGCGTTTATTGAACTTGATGGGAATATTGGAGTAATTGCAAACGGAGCCGGATTAACAATGGCAACTCTTGATGCATTAACTCTTCACAAGGGAAAACCAAGAAATTTCCTTGATCTCGGAGGAACGGATAATTCAGATATAGTTGCAAATGCCTTCGATCTTGTGCTTAAGGCGAAACCAAAGGCAATACTGGTCAATATATTTGGTGGGGTCACTAAATGTGACACAGTGGCAAATGGTATAGTAATGGCAAAGAATAAGCTCTCAATAACACAGCCAATTGTTGTTAGATTGAGTGGTGTAAGGGATGATGAAGGACGGAAAATACTAAAGGATAGTAATATAGATTCATTCCCCACAATGATGGAAGCAATAGAGAGAGTTGTAAAGTTAGCAGGAGGTAATTAA